In the genome of Curtobacterium sp. MCLR17_036, the window GGGGTTGCAGCGGGCGATGCGCCAGGCGCCCATGGCCGATCCGCGGACGACGCCGTACTGCTGGATCGCTTCGAGGGCGTACCGGGAGCACGACGGGTGGTAGCGGCAGACGTTCCCGTAGAGCGGGGAGATCACCGCGCGGTAGGCCCGGAGCACGACGACGCACGCGTTGCGTGGGAGCAACGCGATGACCCAGGCCAGCCGGGTCCACAGAGTGCGGTTCATGCTGCCTTCTCCACCCCGCGCGCGAAGGAGCGCGTGACGTCTTCGAGCAGGGTAGGCCATCCGGCCTGCGATGCGGCTGGCAGTGCGCGGACCACCACGTCGTACCCTTCGGGGTGCTCGACGAGCAGGTCGTGCGCGATGGCCTTGAGCCGTCGCCTGACCAGGTTCCGGGTCACGGCGTTGCCCACGGTCTTCGCGACGATGAACCCGAACCGCGTCGGTCCGGGCCGATCCCCGGGCTGACGGACGACGGATACGACGACGTGCGCCGTGGCGCTCTTGCGACCACGACGCACGACGTTCCGGTAGTCGTCCCCGCGCACGACGCGGTTGGCGCTGGCCAACACTGCGACGCCGGGGTCAGACCGATGACCGGATCAGGCGGTGAGCCTGATCAGGCCGAGAGCTCGGTGCGGCCCTTGGCGCGACGCGCCGACAGGATGGCGCGGCCGGCACGCGTCCGCATGCGGAGGCGGAAGCCGTGCTTCTTGGCGCGGCGGCGGTTGTTCGGCTGGAAGGTGCGCTTGCTCATGATGTTCTCCACACGGCTGCTCGCGGCGAGCCGTCACGTATGTGTAGCCGTCCGGGTGTCGAACGACGCAGATGGGCGCGACCAAAGGGCCGCAGTCAACTGGTTAACGGTACGTGACAGCGGCGACCAGGTCAAACCCCGCCTGGGAGCGCTCCGACGGGCGGACGCCCGACCACGATTCTCCACATTGGGGACAACTTCCGTTCGGTGCACGTCGGTCCGGTCCTTTACAGTGGGGTGATCGATCGGCTCCGTGCCCCGGTACGACAGGGAAGTACTCCTGTCGCGCGATGCGGAACGGTCGTGGACAACGCTGTGGACAACCCTGTTGGGAACCACGGTGGAACGAGGCGCCGACGAAGCCCGCGGGGCCCCAGACGACCCGCCCGCCTCGACCCTGATCCGGCGCGGACCACCCCGGTGCCTCGGCCTGTCCGACCCGCTGCCGCACCACCGTCCGGCGGCGACCGCACGACACGACACCTGGAGACGAGCGCGC includes:
- the yidD gene encoding membrane protein insertion efficiency factor YidD, which produces MNRTLWTRLAWVIALLPRNACVVVLRAYRAVISPLYGNVCRYHPSCSRYALEAIQQYGVVRGSAMGAWRIARCNPWAAGGIDDVTERRHPFVVNRFGFVLAPIPRHPHPAVGTARPVLLPQRTRKA
- the rpmH gene encoding 50S ribosomal protein L34 encodes the protein MSKRTFQPNNRRRAKKHGFRLRMRTRAGRAILSARRAKGRTELSA
- the rnpA gene encoding ribonuclease P protein component, which produces MLASANRVVRGDDYRNVVRRGRKSATAHVVVSVVRQPGDRPGPTRFGFIVAKTVGNAVTRNLVRRRLKAIAHDLLVEHPEGYDVVVRALPAASQAGWPTLLEDVTRSFARGVEKAA